A stretch of the Methylacidiphilum caldifontis genome encodes the following:
- a CDS encoding zinc ribbon domain-containing protein — MRTCEPSESAEETTFRCERCGYEGHANTVGAMNILRAGLARIACSPV, encoded by the coding sequence ATGCGGACATGTGAGCCAAGCGAATCGGCCGAGGAAACGACATTCCGGTGCGAGAGGTGCGGGTATGAAGGCCATGCCAACACAGTGGGAGCGATGAACATATTAAGGGCTGGACTGGCCCGGATCGCCTGTTCTCCGGTGTAG
- the trxB gene encoding thioredoxin-disulfide reductase codes for MEEVIIIGSGCAGWTAAIYLARARLSPLLVTGAEPGGLLTTTTIVENYPGFPAGILGPELMSAMSKQAERFGTRVKYLSVVSGVEFNQKIKRVKIDEEWFETKAVVIAVGARPRKLGVPGEAELENKGISFCATCDGALPVFRNQPLVVVGGGDSACEEALYLTRFASTVYLIHRRDTLRASPIMAERVINEPKIKPIWNSVVEEILDPKEDKVRAVNLRNLKDGSKKSLECRGVFVAIGHVPNTQIFEGQIELDDRKLIKITQGTKTSVPGVFACGDCVDGIYRQAVTAAGMGCMAALDAERYLRDIKN; via the coding sequence ATGGAAGAAGTCATCATTATAGGATCAGGATGTGCGGGTTGGACAGCTGCAATCTATCTTGCTCGTGCAAGGCTTTCCCCTCTACTTGTCACGGGAGCTGAACCTGGGGGATTATTGACCACAACAACAATTGTAGAGAATTACCCCGGATTTCCTGCCGGCATACTGGGGCCAGAACTGATGTCTGCCATGAGTAAACAGGCTGAAAGATTTGGCACACGAGTGAAATACTTATCGGTTGTCAGTGGAGTCGAGTTCAACCAAAAGATAAAAAGGGTTAAAATCGACGAGGAATGGTTTGAAACAAAGGCGGTGGTTATCGCGGTGGGGGCTCGCCCAAGAAAACTTGGTGTTCCGGGAGAGGCTGAACTTGAAAACAAAGGGATAAGTTTTTGTGCAACTTGCGATGGAGCCTTACCCGTTTTTAGAAATCAACCCCTCGTCGTTGTTGGAGGTGGAGATTCAGCTTGTGAAGAGGCTCTTTATTTAACACGATTTGCCTCAACCGTTTATCTCATTCATAGAAGGGATACCCTGAGGGCATCGCCCATAATGGCTGAAAGAGTAATCAACGAACCGAAAATAAAACCAATCTGGAACAGTGTCGTTGAGGAGATACTCGATCCTAAAGAAGATAAAGTTAGAGCTGTAAATCTTAGGAATCTCAAAGATGGCAGCAAAAAAAGCTTGGAGTGTCGAGGAGTCTTTGTAGCCATAGGTCATGTCCCTAACACGCAGATATTTGAAGGACAAATAGAACTTGATGACCGTAAGTTGATTAAAATTACCCAGGGCACAAAAACGAGCGTTCCTGGAGTATTTGCATGCGGAGATTGCGTGGATGGCATTTATAGACAGGCCGTAACTGCTGCGGGTATGGGATGCATGGCAGCGCTTGACGCAGAAAGATATCTTAGGGATATAAAAAATTAA